Proteins found in one Lachancea thermotolerans CBS 6340 chromosome C complete sequence genomic segment:
- the NTO1 gene encoding Nto1p (similar to uniprot|Q12311 Saccharomyces cerevisiae YPR031W NTO1 Component of the histone acetyltransferase complex), producing MSSSQATQLKDEGPKLREEKHFADFYPELDQQEPLPIIVTNEIKDDANLRNVETKEARHIKQMIFKERVTLESINIGANRAKFKKCRFKVSSQGINNHPRISKNYQKFGYISGSLADKFNEHDTPYIKKTDSLALIKDNPLGHISRYQSNFRVEYDMDEQDELYLRFLNESKSITPNNKLTHEIFEIAMTALENEWFFLEKKIPPRISTTSEVSTRETRAAWAHYEAFGSDDGTGHTIDQPCAVCGGTECDNSNAIVFCDGCDVAVHQECYGVVFIPEGQWLCRRCMISRNRKINCLFCPSHTGAFKQTDTGSWGHVVCGLWIPELYFVNSHYMEPIEGVDLIPRSRWKLTCYICRKKVGACIQCSNKNCFCAYHVTCAKRSALCMDFGSCSIIEASSNAIPPGLKLLSFCDKHSPPGWPSCEEGIQKTRLYFASADNDANSGSGSQASYPHSSTKAKWTTNRGTPIAPSTFASVVQRILEMFQVENSAKVSADLCKYWSMKRELKRGAPLVRKFDPTSFSTFTVEQLGKRIEFADRLSKDLEMLQDMAQLLVERQMTTRRRNKAEEKIQNLYHHPSRFILQESVIKKFQNSAPYKALLREKPIGARMSAILRDCTSSDSHDEITQFKKGMTEFLDRIETEQNVPRRVKIEAKKLRAHIAVLLASVEGFDYRSWISEDFTIEGGRVKAVPWKGPALMERENLDAVEELSQAEMRKLRSLLN from the coding sequence ATGTCCTCTTCGCAAGCTACGCAATTGAAAGATGAAGGACCAAAGCTAAGGGAGGAAAAGCACTTCGCGGACTTTTACCCCGAACTTGACCAGCAAGAACCCCTACCAATTATTGTGACTAACGAAATTAAAGATGACGCTAATTTGCGAAACGTGGAGACAAAAGAAGCTAGGCACATTAAACAGATGATTTTTAAAGAGAGGGTTACATTGGAGTCCATAAATATCGGTGCTAACCGTGcgaagttcaaaaagtgCAGGTTTAAGGTTTCGAGTCAGGGAATCAACAACCATCCCcgtatttcaaaaaactaTCAGAAATTTGGCTACATCAGTGGCTCCCTGGCCGACAAATTCAACGAACATGATACCCCATACATAAAGAAAACTGACAGTCTAGCATTGATCAAAGATAATCCGTTAGGTCACATATCTAGATATCAGTCAAATTTTAGGGTGGAGTATGATATGGATGAGCAAGACGAGTTATATCTCCGTTTTCTCAATGAATCCAAATCAATAACACCCAATAATAAGCTCACAcatgaaatttttgagattgCAATGACGGCTCTGGAGAATGAAtggttcttcttggaaaaaaagATTCCGCCCCGTATATCCACTACTTCTGAAGTCTCAACGCGAGAGACCCGGGCTGCGTGGGCTCATTatgaagcttttggctcAGACGATGGCACTGGCCATACGATAGATCAGCCATGCGCAGTTTGCGGTGGTACAGAGTGTGATAACTCTAACGCTATAGTGTTTTGCGATGGCTGCGATGTCGCGGTTCATCAAGAGTGCTACGGCGTCGTTTTTATACCAGAAGGCCAGTGGCTTTGTCGGAGATGTATGATCTCACGAAACAGAAAAATCAACTGCCTCTTTTGCCCTAGCCATACTGGCGCATTTAAGCAGACCGACACTGGTTCCTGGGGGCACGTTGTATGCGGTCTCTGGATCCCTGAGCTTTATTTTGTTAATTCTCATTACATGGAACCCATTGAAGGGGTAGATTTAATCCCTCGATCCAGATGGAAACTGACGTGCTACATATGTAGGAAAAAGGTGGGCGCGTGCATCCAATGCTCGaacaaaaactgcttttgTGCTTATCATGTCACATGTGCCAAGAGGTCGGCTCTTTGTATGGACTTCGGTTCTTGCTCTATAATAGAAGCTTCCTCCAATGCCATCCCGCCTGGCCTTAAATTGCTAAGCTTTTGCGATAAGCACTCGCCGCCGGGATGGCCTAGTTGTGAAGAGGGTATCCAAAAAACTAGACTATATTTTGCATCAGCTGACAATGATGCAAACAGCGGCTCCGGTTCTCAAGCTTCGTACCCACATTCATCGACGAAAGCGAAGTGGACCACTAATCGGGGGACTCCTATTGCCCCAAGTACATTCGCATCGGTTGTCCAGCGTATATTGGAAATGTTTCAAGTGGAGAACAGTGCAAAAGTTTCCGCGGACTTGTGCAAATACTGGTCAATGAAGCGGGAGCTCAAAAGAGGCGCACCGTTAGTGCGAAAGTTTGACCCCACTTCCTTCAGCACTTTTACTGTAGAGCAGTTGGGTAAGCGCATTGAATTTGCCGATAGACTTTCGAAAGATCTAGAGATGCTGCAGGATATGgctcagcttcttgtagAAAGACAAATGACAACACGGCGACGTAACAAggcagaagaaaagatcCAAAATCTGTACCACCACCCTTCCAGATTCATTTTGCAGGAATCAGTCATAAAaaagtttcaaaattctgcCCCATACAAGGCACTGCTACGGGAAAAACCCATCGGGGCACGCATGTCTGCCATCCTGAGGGATTGCACATCTTCTGATAGCCACGACGAAATAACTCAATTCAAAAAAGGTATGACAGAATTTTTGGACAGAATTGAGACTGAACAGAATGTTCCACGGAGGGTAAAGATTGAAGCCAAGAAATTACGAGCACATATCGCAGTTCTGTTAGCTTCAGTTGAAGGCTTTGATTACAGGAGTTGGATTTCAGAGGACTTCACGATAGAGGGAGGCAGAGTGAAGGCAGTGCCTTGGAAAGGCCCGGCGCTAATGGAAAGAGAGAATTTGGACGCAgtcgaagagctttcaCAAGCCGAAATGAGGAAACTTAGAAGCCTACTGAACTAA
- the RTG3 gene encoding Rtg3p (some similarities with uniprot|P38165 Saccharomyces cerevisiae YBL103C RTG3 Basic helix-loop- helix-leucine zipper (bHLH/Zip) transcription factor that forms a complex with another bHLH/Zip protein Rtg1p to activate the retrograde (RTG) and TOR pathways) produces the protein MEFQQDENDFINELLGHAGLGELTATTQPASEALDPGGSFEAAGRAPGFEQVHMRHPYAGSTPAKQQELLQRREQQDLGSYGSEFLIDEHLAQAQANAFFQESFQDPPHASSFQNEVQEDHLSRLAEDPVSSLGSSVATSDFLSPSTSFSFHSQGPLDSVDSPSYSQYLSSSLRSPSNSFRQGNYLSTSLRAQQLNPRFSSVGSTAANTPGDLGNSSALSQEEKLRRRREFHNAVERRRRELIKQKVKELSKMIPPSLLNYNEQGKEIKANKGVILNRSVDYMDYLQQVLEIQDRKHQFLLKKVRELESFQHAMNTSRSRGPASKNTASDSPDQVIDTRGAPVAGENSSSTPSTTFQDDLQQFLSGDIIEAEDNAKLMFGGEGEGTAADFLLSFGK, from the coding sequence ATGGAGTTCCAACAGGATGAGAACGACTTTATAAATGAACTGCTAGGACATGCCGGACTGGGTGAGCTGACCGCAACTACACAGCCGGCATCGGAAGCACTTGACCCTGGAGGTTCATTTGAGGCTGCTGGAAGGGCGCCAGGTTTTGAGCAAGTTCACATGAGACACCCATATGCAGGCTCAACTCCTGCAAAGCAACAGGAGCTGTTGCAGCGGCGGGAACAGCAAGATCTTGGAAGCTACGGCAGCGAGTTTCTTATTGACGAGCATCTAGCGCAGGCGCAGGCCAACGCATTCTTTCAGGAGTCTTTCCAGGACCCACCGCATGCGTCATCATTCCAGAATGAGGTTCAGGAGGACCATCTCTCACGACTTGCGGAAGACCCGGTCTCCTCGCTCGGGTCGAGCGTTGCAACGAGTGACTTTTTATCTCCGTCCACATCGTTCAGCTTCCACTCCCAGGGCCCGCTGGACTCTGTGGACTCCCCCAGCTATTCTCAGTACCTATCATCGAGCCTCCGCTCGCCATCCAATAGCTTCCGACAGGGGAACTATCTTTCAACGTCACTTCGCGCTCAGCAACTCAATCCGCGTTTCTCTTCGGTGGGAAGTACTGCCGCAAACACACCTGGAGACCTTGGCAACTCGTCTGCATTATCGCAAGAGGAAAAACTGCGCAGGCGACGTGAATTTCACAATGCTGTCGAAAGACGGAGACGCGAATTAATAAAACAAAAGGTAAAAGAGCTTAGCAAGATGATACCGCCTAGTCTTCTCAACTACAATGAACAGGGAAAAGAAATAAAGGCTAATAAGGGTGTCATACTCAACAGGTCCGTCGATTACATGGACTACTTACAGCAAGTTCTAGAGATTCAAGATCGCAAGCATcaatttttgttgaagaaagtaCGAGAATTGGAATCATTTCAACACGCTATGAACACCAGTAGGAGCCGGGGCCCTGCTTCCAAAAACACAGCCAGCGACTCTCCTGACCAGGTCATTGATACCCGCGGGGCGCCGGTAGCGGGTGAAAATTCCTCATCTACGCCATCCACCACATTTCAGGATGACCTGCAACAGTTCCTGTCAGGTGATATAATTGAAGCAGAGGATAACGCTAAATTGATGTTTGGGGGCGAGGGAGAAGGTACTGCTGCAGATTTTCTGTTAAGTTTTGGGAAATAG
- the SEA4 gene encoding Sea4p (similar to uniprot|P38164 Saccharomyces cerevisiae YBL104C Hypothetical ORF), which yields MGLIKRALNWSQDGYYDYLSVNPTREEVAHYRVDPESDSDQSISKLTVVKDFDNITCLDFSETEMGLVGVGEKNGMVRVMNMIYGFSGEDNSQLRVRAKQQRAVNALGISPNGMVAIGLDRNRHDPSLQVWDVNYQSTNSNIVNPSFSYCMNESVISLKFLNDTTLITATTKLLKEVDLRAPNPSYQHPTRLCNDIKVNPFNHWQFTTYSDDGTLAIWDRRRLGHSSTSSDSLEAQSLLCFDKLMGTGAASRRYANSCFRWSAVRSNEFTTLHGGQVIRRWRLGSFPISIADEKQSEDSEFPFELDSLFISTVHDIKTTFDRVTTFDYIPRSNGRTNFICMRQSGTIYRMSLKGGMSRAVFNSDNNMLMTNNDLSEATELRFADTNDKINTDKTSTSLKNLSFEDLDISDEDYQPEEETSNGFSSDTENSEASSKASFEQDIEGHPLSDQGYQVLLKPEKLLRNDISMIMKRRALLNYGLDPVKTVELIDSSKALQNNAYIRNTWRWLSIAKASVDDGTMVSGELDLGYEGILGIWNGLDGLSKQNRCREGAILTEKQLNRELEKIIKMRGKNKSRMGESKGLLTFTNSNKTVQRKLCMVISGWDLNPSDYEEKYRNLIKANHYEKAAGWAVFFGDVTKAIEILSSAKKERLRLIATAIAGYLAYKNQPGNNAWRQQCRRMSSDLDDPYLRVIFGFIADNDWWDILSESAISLRERLGVALRFLNDKDLTRFLERTACTVIENGELEGLILTGITPSGIKLLQSYVNKTSDVQTAALLSIYGCPRYFKSLQVDEWIGTYRAMLNSWELFTARAKFDVLRGKMSRTSRNPAPQGARPRQLYIQCLKCNKNINNPVDPSVSRGSTSGGMMKNFVANKKFGFNNASPSGNSHQKHSCPHCGTPFPRCAICLLPLGTSNLPIVINGGTIEPSPDRGSTESLAESRRLRLNEWFSFCLSCNHGMHAGHAEEWFEKHYICPVPGCVCHCST from the coding sequence ATGGGACTGataaaaagagctcttaATTGGTCACAAGATGGTTACTACGATTACCTTTCTGTGAATCCCACGAGAGAAGAGGTAGCCCACTACAGGGTGGACCCTGAAAGCGACAGTGATCAGTCGATCTCAAAGCTAACTGTGGTCAAAGACTTCGATAACATTACGTGTCTGGACTTCTCGGAGACAGAAATGGGTCTCGTAGGTGTAGGAGAGAAAAATGGGATGGTTCGAGTCATGAACATGATATATGGCTTCTCAGGAGAAGATAACTCGCAACTTCGTGTGAGGGCTAAGCAGCAGAGAGCGGTTAACGCTTTAGGGATAAGCCCTAATGGTATGGTCGCTATTGGACTTGACAGGAATAGGCACGATCCCTCTTTACAGGTATGGGATGTGAATTACCAAAGCACCAATTCTAACATCGTCAATCCGTCCTTCTCCTACTGCATGAACGAGTCTGTCATATccttgaaatttttgaacGATACCACGCTAATTACAGCAACCACTaagctgctgaaggaaGTTGATCTGAGGGCTCCTAATCCCAGCTACCAACATCCTACACGGCTATGTAACGACATCAAGGTAAATCCTTTCAATCATTGGCAGTTCACTACATACAGCGATGATGGAACCTTAGCAATCTGGGACAGAAGAAGACTCGGCCATagctcaacttcaagtGACTCTCTCGAAGCGCAATCCTTGTTATGCTTCGACAAGCTAATGGGTACAGGTGCAGCCTCAAGGAGGTACGCGAATTCATGTTTCCGCTGGTCAGCGGTACGCAGCAACGAGTTTACAACATTGCATGGAGGCCAAGTTATAAGGAGGTGGCGCTTGGGGAGCTTTCCAATCTCTATAGCCGACGAAAAGCAAAGTGAAGACTCTGAATTTCCTTTCGAGCTTGATTCTCTCTTTATCTCAACAGTTCATGACATCAAAACAACATTTGATAGAGTTACTACTTTTGACTATATTCCAAGAAGCAATGGCCGAACGAACTTTATATGTATGAGGCAGTCTGGTACAATTTATCGCATGTCGCTCAAGGGCGGAATGTCAAGAGCGGTGTTTAATAGCGACAACAACATGCTCATGACAAACAACGATCTCTCTGAAGCAACTGAGCTACGTTTTGCTGACACAAACGACAAAATTAATACTGACAAGACATCAACCTCATTAAAAAATTTGTCATTCGAGGACCTTGATATAAGTGATGAAGACTATCAGCCCGAAGAGGAAACTTCAAATGGGTTCAGCAGCGATACTGAAAATTCTGAAGCCAGTTCAAAAGCAAGTTTCGAGCAAGATATCGAAGGTCATCCGTTATCCGACCAAGGTTATCAGGTATTATTGAAACCTGAGAAACTGCTTCGAAACGACATTAGCATGATTATGAAAAGACGCGCTTTGCTCAACTATGGGTTGGATCCAGTTAAAACAGTGGAGCTTATTGATAGCTCTAAAGCCCTTCAGAACAACGCATACATCAGGAACACATGGAGATGGCTTTCGATAGCGAAGGCTTCTGTAGACGACGGAACAATGGTTTCTGGGGAATTGGATCTTGGATACGAAGGGATCTTGGGAATATGGAATGGTTTAGACGGCTTATCAAAGCAGAACAGATGCCGCGAAGGTGCGATATTAACAGAAAAGCAACTTAAcagagagcttgaaaagattaTAAAGATGCGAGGAAAGAACAAGTCGCGTATGGGGGAATCTAAGGGCTTACTTACTTTCACAAATTCAAATAAAACAGTCCAGCGAAAGTTGTGCATGGTAATTTCAGGGTGGGACTTGAACCCTTCTGACTATGAAGAGAAATACCGTAATCTTATCAAAGCCAACCACTATGAAAAGGCGGCAGGCTGGGCAGTTTTTTTCGGTGACGTAACGAAAGCTATTGAGATCTTGAGCAgtgccaagaaggagaggCTGCGTTTGATTGCAACAGCGATTGCTGGTTACCTTGCTTATAAAAACCAACCTGGGAACAATGCCTGGAGGCAGCAGTGTCGAAGGATGTCATCCGATTTGGACGATCCATACCTTAGAGTCATATTCGGGTTCATTGCAGATAACGATTGGTGGGACATTCTATCAGAGTCGGCAATTTCGCTTAGAGAAAGACTCGGCGTtgccttgcgcttcttgaatGACAAAGATTTGACAAGGTTCTTGGAGAGGACTGCTTGCACTGTAATTGAAAATGGAGAGCTTGAGGGTTTGATTCTGACTGGAATAACTCCAAGCGGGATAAAGCTGTTACAGTCTTATGTCAACAAAACTAGTGATGTGCAAACCGCAGCCTTATTGTCAATTTATGGTTGCCCACGgtacttcaaaagcttacAAGTTGATGAGTGGATTGGAACATACCGGGCTATGCTAAATTCATGGGAGCTGTTTACGGCGAGGGCAAAGTTTGACGTTTTGAGGGGTAAAATGTCACGCACTAGTCGCAATCCAGCCCCGCAAGGAGCTAGACCACGACAGTTATACATCCAGTGCCTGAAATGCAACAAGAACATTAACAATCCTGTCGATCCATCCGTTTCACGCGGCTCTACAAGTGGCgggatgatgaagaactttgtagcaaacaaaaagttcgGTTTTAACAACGCATCGCCCTCTGGTAATTCGCACCAAAAGCATTCTTGTCCACATTGTGGCACACCTTTCCCTCGCTGCGCTATATGCCTTCTACCCTTGGGCACTTCCAATCTGCCCATTGTCATCAATGGAGGAACCATTGAACCGAGCCCCGACAGAGGAAGTACTGAAAGCTTGGCAGAGTCGCGGAGACTAAGGTTGAATGAATGGTTCAGCTTCTGCTTGTCTTGCAACCACGGAATGCATGCGGGACACGCAGAGGAATGGTTCGAGAAGCACTATATATGCCCTGTTCCCGGCTGTGTTTGCCATTGTAGCACTTAA